A stretch of Primulina tabacum isolate GXHZ01 chromosome 13, ASM2559414v2, whole genome shotgun sequence DNA encodes these proteins:
- the LOC142522018 gene encoding 1-acyl-sn-glycerol-3-phosphate acyltransferase-like, whose translation MLTWILGNPIKIEGAEYSSEMAIYISNHASPIDIFLVMWLTPTGTIGIAKKEIISYPLIGQLYVLANHLRIDRSNPTAAIESMKEVANAIVKNDLSLIIFPEGTRSKNGRLLP comes from the exons ACGTGGATACTGGGAAATCCTATAAAGATAGAAGGTGCAGAATACTCTAGTGAGATGGCCATTTACATCAGCAATCATGCATCTCCCATAGACATTTTCCTTGTAATGTGGTTGACTCCTACCGGAACTATTGGCATTGCAAAGAAAGAG ATAATATCTTATCCACTCATTGGACAGTTATACGTTTTGGCTAACCATCTTCGAATAGACAGATCCAACCCGACTGCAGCTATAGAGTCTATGAAGGAG GTAGCTAATGCAATTGTAAAGAATGATCTGTCTTTGATCATATTCCCAGAAGGCACGCGTTCTAAAAATGGCCGCTTGCTACCTTAG